The Streptomyces nigra genome includes the window GATGTCCCGCACCGACGACGTCAGCCGTGCGCTGAGCGCCGTCTTGACGTGCGGCCCGCCGGGCACGGCGAGCGTACGCAGCGCCATCAGCGGATGCGCGGCGAACCCCTCCTCGTACGGCCGCTTCAGCACATGCTCGGCCTGCCACGGATGGACCGGGATCAACAGCCGCCCCCCGTCCCGCAGTTCCTCCGGCCACTCGCCCGTCACCAGGCACCCCTCCGCCGGCACCGGCACCCGGGCCAGCGACACGACCGGTCGGTGCTCCGGCCCGTACGCCAGCTGCTCCGCGACCGAGAAGCCGGGCCGGGAACGGCAGTTGGGGTGGAACGGGTGTCCGTCCACGACCCGCTGCTCCCACTCCCAGTCGTGCTCCGGCCACTCTTTCGGGTGAGATTCCTGATCGGCCCGCGCGAGAGCCAACGAGGCGACACTGTGCCCGAGTTCGGTGGTGAAGGCGGCACTGTGCGGTACGGCGAGGTCCGTCAGCAGCCGGACCGGATCGTCGTACTCCGTACCGTCCAGCCGCACGGAGGTGACGTAGGCGTCCGTGGCGTACGGGTCCGGCCGCGGGCCGTGCAGCCGGCGTCCGTCCACCAGTCGCAGGGTGAGCCCGTCCGGGCCCCGCTCCCCGCCGGTCACCCAGGTCAGCGGCTCGTACGCCAGCGCACGCCACAGCCGGGTCAGCACCGCGGCCCGGGCCCCCGGCAGCGCGGCCGTGTACCCGGGGAGGAGCGCGCGGCGGACTTCCGCCAGTTCGGCGGCGATCTCGGCCTCGGCGCTGGGGCGACGGTGCACGGGTGGGCTCCTCGGGTACGAGTAGGACGTCGGGACGGCCGCCGACGACAGACATACTGATCGTCTCCCGCCTGAACGGACCGTAGGGAACCAGTGGATCGCGTGCACCTCACCCCGCCGAACTCCGCGGACACCGCGGCCCGCGCCGACGCCCTGGCGATCGCCCCGCTGCTCAACTGCCTGCTCCGCGAGGTGGCCGAACCACAGCGGGACGGGACGGCGCGGCCGGACGTGCCGGACGACGAGCGGCGGGTGCACCGGCTGCGCGGCTCGGGCCGCCTCCTGCGCGTCCTCGGAGACCGGCGGCCCGCCGAACCCGAGGTGCACACCGGCGGCGCCTGGCACCGCGTCGGCCACGCCGAGCTGGTCAAACTCGTCGCGGACGAGCTGCGCCGGCACACCGGGCAGTCCAACCACGAACTGCCCGCCGAGATGATCGACAGCCGGGACGCGCTGGCCGCCCTGCTCACGGCACGCGCGCGTGCCGTACCGCCCGACGACCTCTATCTGCGCTCCGAGCAGTCCCTCCTCACCGGGCACCCCCACCATCCCGCGCCCAAGGCACGCGGTGGCGGCCCGGTGGCGGCCTGGCTGCCGTACGCCCCCGAGGCGTACGCCCGCTTCCCGCTGACCCTGCTCGGGCTGCGCGAGGACACGGTCGTCGAGGAGGGCGACACCGGCGCCCTGGACGCCCTCGGCGAGGCACCGCCGGGCTACCGGCTGCTGCCCGCGCACCCCTGGCAGCTCGGCCTCGTCGACCTCGCGCCCGCCTTCGCCGACGGCCGGCTGATCCGGCTCGGCACGACCGCCTTCGACGCCTGGCCGACGGCCGCGATCCGCACGGTGTACACGCCCGGGCACGACCTGTTCCTCAAGTTCAGCCTCGACGTCCGGATCACCAACGACATCCGCCGGCTGTGGCGGCACGACCTGCTGCGGCTGCGCCGCACCGACGCGGCGGTCACCGCGGCCTTCGCGGGGCAGGACGCCGGCTGGCTGAGCGACCGCGGCTACCGCACCGCCTCCTTCGCCTTCGAGGAACTGGCGGTGCTCGTCCGCGACGGGCTGCGCGACCGGGTGCGGCCGGGGACGACACCGCTGCTGGCCGCCGCGCTCGTCGAGGGCTTCGAGGGCAGCCCACTGGACACGGCCCGGGACGCGGCCACCTGGTGGGAGGCGTATCTCCGGCAGGTCGTCCCGCCCGCCCTGACGGCGTTCCAGGCGCACGGCGTCGTCCTGGAGGCACATCTGCAGAACTCACTGGTCGCCTTCGACGCGGACGGTCTGCCCGCGCAGGCCCTGTTCCGGGACGCCGAGGGCGTGAAGCTCCTCGGGGACGTGCCCCGGGCGGCCGGCTGGGAGCGGCTGGTGTACTGCCTCGTCGTCAACCACCTCGTCGAGATCGCCGGCGCCCTCGTCGCCCGCCACCGCGCCTTCGACCCCTGGCCCGCCGTCCGCTGTGAACTGGCCCGCCACGCCCTCCCCGAGATCCCGGCCCTGCTGTCGTCCCCCACCCTCCCCGGGAAGACCAACCTGCTGCTGCGCTGGACGGGCGCGGACGGCGCCGACGCCCGCTATCTGCCGTTGCCGAATCCGCTGGCCGGGGGATGACCGGGCTGACCCCCGGGTCCGCATATGCCGGGAAATGGGTACTGGAACCGATGGTCCCGGCCACCTCTCGCGTGTGACGGTACGAGTGAGCCCCCGGCCTCCCGGTTTTCGGAAGGAGGAGGTATGCCGCACCCGACCCGACCACGCCCGACCCGATCCCCGCACCCCCTCGACGCACGGCCACGGCACCGCGACCCCCGTTTCACCCGGGGCCCCGAGACCGGCCGTCCACCGCCGGGCGGCCCGCGCGGCCGGCGTGGCGCCTGGGCGCTGCTGGCCGCCTCGGTGGTGATGCTGACCGCCGGCGCCATGCTCCCGCAGGGCCTGCTCCTCGCCTCCGGCCTGGTCGC containing:
- a CDS encoding IucA/IucC family protein, whose translation is MHRRPSAEAEIAAELAEVRRALLPGYTAALPGARAAVLTRLWRALAYEPLTWVTGGERGPDGLTLRLVDGRRLHGPRPDPYATDAYVTSVRLDGTEYDDPVRLLTDLAVPHSAAFTTELGHSVASLALARADQESHPKEWPEHDWEWEQRVVDGHPFHPNCRSRPGFSVAEQLAYGPEHRPVVSLARVPVPAEGCLVTGEWPEELRDGGRLLIPVHPWQAEHVLKRPYEEGFAAHPLMALRTLAVPGGPHVKTALSARLTSSVRDISVYSVGMSDTLSLFAGDLGERLDGLTQFTRTLGAVTAGSAELAAVLREPPGVYAGAGERVVPVAALPGTGLPASGAWLAAFTRLALTAGLRLLEMGVALEAHGQNLLVVLAPDGSPVRLVYRDLADIRISPARLARHGVPVPELTGRIVTDDVTALRRKLFGSLVAGALAGTAGSGTALRAALAAAVPDLPATADLAALREEELPTKALTLMRLSPGVSGDQWTLLPNPLRADAF
- a CDS encoding IucA/IucC family protein, whose protein sequence is MDRVHLTPPNSADTAARADALAIAPLLNCLLREVAEPQRDGTARPDVPDDERRVHRLRGSGRLLRVLGDRRPAEPEVHTGGAWHRVGHAELVKLVADELRRHTGQSNHELPAEMIDSRDALAALLTARARAVPPDDLYLRSEQSLLTGHPHHPAPKARGGGPVAAWLPYAPEAYARFPLTLLGLREDTVVEEGDTGALDALGEAPPGYRLLPAHPWQLGLVDLAPAFADGRLIRLGTTAFDAWPTAAIRTVYTPGHDLFLKFSLDVRITNDIRRLWRHDLLRLRRTDAAVTAAFAGQDAGWLSDRGYRTASFAFEELAVLVRDGLRDRVRPGTTPLLAAALVEGFEGSPLDTARDAATWWEAYLRQVVPPALTAFQAHGVVLEAHLQNSLVAFDADGLPAQALFRDAEGVKLLGDVPRAAGWERLVYCLVVNHLVEIAGALVARHRAFDPWPAVRCELARHALPEIPALLSSPTLPGKTNLLLRWTGADGADARYLPLPNPLAGG